In Bacillus sp. BGMRC 2118, the following are encoded in one genomic region:
- a CDS encoding CPBP family intramembrane metalloprotease, producing MEKRHWYVVLTYVIMQFSTILGVPLFYHLGIQPKEVALAYWLIFSFLLALIIVLVLMRKDMLPDQLRDDRSPLPIALLWSVFGVFLALVAQSIAGILENKLFGIEPGSENTEFLVEIATVTPLFIIVTSIIGPILEEVIFRKILFGSLYKRFNFIIAAIISSIIFAIVHMDFTHILIYTAMGFTFAYLYVKTKRIIVPIIAHVSMNTFVVLVQLVFKDDIERYQQQVETMQFIFF from the coding sequence TTGGAGAAACGTCATTGGTATGTAGTGTTAACCTATGTAATTATGCAATTCTCAACCATTCTAGGTGTACCTTTATTTTATCACCTTGGAATACAGCCAAAAGAAGTAGCACTTGCTTATTGGCTCATTTTTAGCTTTTTATTAGCATTGATTATTGTTTTAGTTTTAATGAGAAAAGACATGTTGCCCGATCAATTGAGAGATGATCGCAGCCCATTACCAATAGCTCTTCTCTGGTCAGTGTTTGGGGTATTCTTAGCACTTGTTGCACAATCGATAGCAGGAATACTTGAGAATAAACTTTTTGGGATTGAACCAGGCTCTGAAAACACAGAATTCCTTGTTGAAATCGCGACTGTTACCCCGCTATTTATCATTGTAACCTCGATTATAGGACCGATTCTTGAAGAAGTGATTTTCCGGAAAATTTTATTCGGATCTTTATATAAACGTTTTAACTTTATTATTGCAGCAATTATTAGCTCTATTATTTTTGCAATTGTACATATGGATTTCACACATATTCTTATATATACTGCAATGGGATTCACATTCGCCTATCTTTATGTTAAAACAAAACGAATTATCGTTCCGATTATTGCACATGTTTCCATGAATACATTTGTTGTATTAGTTCAGTTAGTATTTAAAGACGATATTGAAAGATACCAGCAGCAAGTAGAAACGATGCAATTTATTTTCTTTTAA
- a CDS encoding co-chaperone GroES, whose product MIKPLGDRVIIELVESEEKTASGIVLPDSAKEKPQEGKVVAVGTGRVLENGERVALEVSVGDRIIFSKYAGTEVKYEGTEYLVLRENDILAVIG is encoded by the coding sequence ATGATTAAGCCATTAGGAGATCGCGTTATTATTGAGCTTGTTGAGTCTGAAGAAAAAACTGCTAGCGGTATCGTATTACCTGATTCTGCTAAGGAAAAGCCTCAGGAAGGTAAAGTAGTAGCAGTAGGAACTGGACGTGTGCTAGAAAACGGTGAGCGTGTAGCACTAGAAGTATCAGTTGGGGATCGCATCATCTTCTCAAAATATGCTGGTACTGAAGTGAAGTATGAAGGTACTGAATATTTAGTTCTTCGTGAAAATGACATTTTAGCTGTTATCGGCTAA